One segment of Erigeron canadensis isolate Cc75 chromosome 2, C_canadensis_v1, whole genome shotgun sequence DNA contains the following:
- the LOC122586579 gene encoding pectinesterase-like, with protein sequence MRMVPVRLKELFANNMESSSGRSNNNNHNKRKKIFLTAFASILLVCALIIGIAVGVGKNNNSSSSDSAAHSIVKSSCSNTLYPELCYATISSHPDVTKKVKTQKDAIQVAVDLTITAVEKSYFQISKLSATRKGLISPREAKALHDCLQMVSETLDELHQVAKGLVQYNHTSVSLKQHADDLKTLMSSAITDQETCLDGFSHDDADKKVRKALEKNEKKVEKMCSIALAMICNMTNTDLWAQTSRRNLKQNIINDDVDDAASRSVWPEWLSAGDRKLLQSGTVTPNVVVAADGSGNYKTVSAAVAAAPSKSSTRYVIRIKSGVYRENVDVPKSKTNIMFLGDDRKNTIITASRSVKGGSTTFESATVAVEGEKFLAKGVTFQNTAGASNHQAVALRVGSDLSAFYQCDMLAYQDTLYVHKNRQFYINCLVAGTVDFIFGNAAVVFQDCDIHARRPNSGQKNMFTAQGRTDANQNTGIVIQKCRLGATSDLQPVQGSFPTYLGRPWKQYSRTVIMQSSITNVVHPAGWFEWDGNFALDTLYYGEYQNTGAGAGTSGRVKWKGFKVITSSSEAQGFTPANFIGGASWLRSTGFPFSLGL encoded by the exons ATGAGAATGGTACCAGTACGGTTGAAAGAATTATTCGCCAATAATATGGAGTCATCATCCGGCCGTAGTAACAACAACAatcataataaaagaaaaaagatatttttgacCGCATTTGCCTCCATCCTTTTAGTCTGTGCTTTAATCATCGGCATTGctgttggagttggaaaaaacaacaactcatcatcatcagacTCTGCAGCACACTCGATCGTAAAGTCATCATGCAGCAACACATTGTATCCAGAATTATGCTATGCCACTATCAGCAGCCACCCCGATGTTACCAAAAAAGTGAAAACTCAGAAAGACGCCATCCAGGTGGCTGTTGATCTCACCATCACGGCGGTGGAGAAGAGCTACTTCCAGATAAGCAAGCTCTCGGCTACTCGCAAAGGTCTGATCAGCCCGCGCGAGGCCAAGGCCCTCCATGATTGTCTCCAGATGGTTTCCGAAACCTTGGACGAGCTTCATCAAGTGGCCAAAGGCCTCGTACAGTACAATCACACCAGCGTATCCCTCAAGCAACACGCCGACGACCTCAAGACTCTGATGAGTTCCGCCATCACCGACCAAGAAACTTGTCTGGATGGCTTCTCGCACGACGACGCCGACAAGAAAGTCCGTAAGGCGCTAGAGAAGAACGAGAAGAAGGTGGAGAAGATGTGTAGCATTGCCCTCGCCATGATCTGTAACATGACCAACACCGACCTATGGGCCCAGACTAGCAGAAGGAACTTGAAACAAAACATTATTAACGACGACGTTGATGATGCTGCGTCCCGATCGGTGTGGCCGGAATGGTTATCCGCTGGAGACAGGAAGTTGTTGCAGTCGGGGACGGTGACCCCGAACGTGGTGGTAGCAGCAGATGGTAGCGGAAACTACAAGACCGTGTCGGCGGCTGTGGCGGCGGCCCCTTCCAAGAGCAGCACCAGATACGTGATCCGGATCAAATCCGGGGTGTACAGGGAGAATGTGGACGTCCCCAAGTCCAAAACGAACATCATGTTTCTTGGTGATGATAGAAAAAATACAATCATCACCGCCAGCCGGAGTGTTAAAGGAGGAAGCACAACCTTCGAATCTGCCACCGTCG CGGTTGAAGGGGAAAAGTTTTTGGCAAAGGGGGTAACATTTCAAAACACGGCAGGCGCGTCAAACCACCAAGCCGTGGCACTTCGTGTGGGTTCAGATTTATCTGCTTTCTACCAATGTGACATGCTGGCATACCAAGACACCCTCTACGTCCACAAGAACCGTCAGTTCTACATCAACTGCTTGGTCGCCGGCACGGTCGATTTCATTTTCGGGAATGCTGCCGTGGTGTTCCAGGATTGCGACATTCATGCCCGTCGTCCAAACTCAGGACAGAAGAACATGTTCACGGCACAAGGGCGCACCGACGCTAACCAGAACACCGGGATAGTGATCCAAAAATGCAGGCTGGGTGCCACTTCGGATCTCCAACCGGTGCAAGGAAGTTTTCCGACGTATCTAGGGCGGCCGTGGAAGCAATACTCGAGGACGGTGATCATGCAGTCATCAATAACCAACGTGGTTCACCCGGCGGGATGGTTTGAGTGGGACGGCAACTTTGCACTGGACACTTTGTACTACGGGGAGTACCAGAACACAGGGGCGGGAGCAGGGACATCAGGAAGAGTGAAATGGAAAGGGTTCAAGGTCATCACCAGCTCTTCAGAGGCTCAAGGATTCACCCCTGCCAACTTCATTGGTGGGGCTTCCTGGCTACGCTCTACCGGCTTCCCCTTTTCACTTGGCTTGTAA
- the LOC122587274 gene encoding probable ubiquitin-conjugating enzyme E2 33, whose amino-acid sequence MAEKACVKRLQKEYRALCKEPVSHVIARPSPNDILEWHYVLEGSEGTPFAGGYYYGKIKFPPEYPFKPPGISMTTPNGRFMTQKKICLSMSDFHPESWNPMWSASSILTGLLSFMMDNSPTTGSVNTTDAEKQCLAKASLAFNCKNTTFRKLFPEYVEKYEEQRLSEQPAVEKQPVAARQEANPLLDKNGKREELQRVEKPKEDVKQVKKQSFPTWMLVLLVSFVGLVMALPLLQL is encoded by the exons ATGGCTGAAAAAGCATGTGTAAAACGTCTTCAAAAGGAGTATAGAGCACTTTGTAAA GAACCTGTTTCCCATGTAATTGCCCGCCCTTCCCCAAATGACATCCTCGAGTGGC ATTATGTATTGGAGGGAAGCGAAGGAACACCCTTTGCAG GTGGATATTACTATGGAAAAATCAAGTTTCCTCCAGAGTATCCTTTTAAACCTCCAGGAATAAG CATGACTACTCCCAATGGGCGGTTTATGACACAAAAGAAAATCTGCCTGTCAATGAGTGATT ttcaTCCAGAAAGTTGGAACCCAATGTGGTCTGCTTCAAG TATCCTTACAGGGCTCCTCTCTTTCATG ATGGACAACAGCCCTACCACTGGTAGTGTAAATACTACCGATGCAGAGAAGCAGTGCCTTGCGAAGGCATCTCTGGCTTTCAATTGTAAAAA CACAACATTTAGGAAATTGTTCCCAGAGTATGTGGAGAAGTATGAGGAACAGCGGCTCTCTGAGCAACCTGCTGTAGAAAAACAACCTGTTGCTGCAAGGCAGGAAGCTAATCCTTTGTTGGACAAAAATGGCAAGAGAGAAGAGTTACAGAGAGTAGAAAAGCCAAAGGAGGACGTGAAACAAGTGAAGAAACAATCATTTCCAACTTGGATGCTGGTGTTGCTAGTTTCATTTGTTGGTCTTGTAATGGCTTTGCCTCTGCTGCAACTCTGA